DNA sequence from the Sulfurimonas sediminis genome:
TCACCTATAGTAATTCTGCAGAAGAATTGGAAATTTTACTCAAAAACAATAAAACAGATCAGGCTGACAGACTGCTTCTCGATATTATTGGTGTTTCAGCGAATATTGGTGCAGATGCTCTGACTGCCTGTGCTAATGATATAAAAAACAACATAAATGCAAATAAGAACATCAATCTTACACTTTATAAAAAAAGAGTGCAAGAATTAGTCCAAAGCATCAACAACTATTTTCTTACATGTAACTAGCTTACATATAAGAAATATAAGAAAAACTATTACCAATCTACACATATAAATAATTCCTTAAACAAATAACAAAAATCCTTCACCTAATGTAACACTAATTATAAAAAAAAGATAAAATCATTATGTTAGTCAATAAAATTGATTTATATCAATATTATTGGTATCAGAAAAGACTAGAATACATATGATTCTAAAATATTAACAGAGTTTAAGGAGTGTAAAATGATCGATCCATCTATAATCAGACCGGAAATTGCGTTGGATGATTTTCTAACTATATTTGTATCGTCAGCACTTGTGTTAGTTTTTGGAGGATTTTATGTTGGTATATATACTGCAGTAAAAGTTAAACTACTAAAACCGTGGAGTATGCTTTTTGCATACATGTTTTGGGTATTGACTGCCTATTGTTTGTATTTAATGGGAAGTTTAATGCATGTCGGGGAATTTACTGCAAAAGCTTTAGTTGTCGCAGCAATTGGATTATTTTTACTTCCATTTGCTGTTTATTATATGCAAAATCAGGTTCATGAAGAAAATGAACATTGATGCACGATATATATTTTGACAATAAATTTATAGGAGGATACAGTGGCTAATAAATCTGTATGGAGTGACAATCGTTTCTGGCGAAGAACAGCAACGTGGGTTACAGGTTTTGCATCAGTTCTTTTAATTTGGTTAACGTTTGATACGTCAGCTCAGATTGCAATGGGAAATGATCAGGATCTACAAAACAAGGTGACGAAGAGGGTTCCAGGACCTACCGTTATAAATTACAAAATCACGTATGAAATGAGCGCAAAACGTGGTCATGAAATTCCGGTGATTGGGGAAAAAGAAAAGTTTTTTGGTCGAGATGACTATTCGGAAGAAGAAGCCGGGGCTTTACTTCACTTAGGCAAGTTAGGCTCACAGGCCAAAAACTGTATGGATTGTCATACACTTCTTGGAAATGGCGCATATTATGCACCTGACTTGACAAAAGCATGGCTAGACCCTGCATGGGGACCAGATGGTGCGATGCAGGCTCTAACGGGGAAAAACACAAAAGAAGAGGCGATG
Encoded proteins:
- a CDS encoding c-type cytochrome; this encodes MANKSVWSDNRFWRRTATWVTGFASVLLIWLTFDTSAQIAMGNDQDLQNKVTKRVPGPTVINYKITYEMSAKRGHEIPVIGEKEKFFGRDDYSEEEAGALLHLGKLGSQAKNCMDCHTLLGNGAYYAPDLTKAWLDPAWGPDGAMQALTGKNTKEEAMAEFLMHPDQYPTHARMMPDLGITAKEAKGLVAFLKHMSSIDTNGFPRNFGKIKGAVHGK